The following proteins come from a genomic window of Nitrospirota bacterium:
- a CDS encoding cobalamin B12-binding domain-containing protein has protein sequence MRVLLISPNRETLPDPVFPIGLAYIASALKEAGHEISVVDLCFTDDIEKTLQSGIFKFKPELIGISIRNIDDVSFPRSISYLPLYRITIDICRKYSDVPIVAGGSGFTILPQEFMETLNIEYGIIGEGESQLLKLIDYLQNGGDLPDSVITTHKPHGIPKTDFRWKNIIPLRNIFSIKDYYEKGGMLNIQTRRGCPFRCIYCSYPLIEGRDIRFREISHVIDEISGIVEQTGVRHFFIVDSIFNHPREYALAFCNEIIKRGLKLSWNCYANPGLMDKELIGAMLRAGCSGVEFGTDSMIDSVLDNLKKGFRYKQVQEVSQLCKQAGLKFCHFCFIGAPGETTDDIKLNIDRLSSLNADSTMLMVGIRIFPNTELFLRAKNELGIHKIGLEPVYYISPYIEENIENIVHEISEEHKDWIFPGFEINYHERLQRLLRKSGIKGSLWEELSKR, from the coding sequence TTGAGGGTTCTTCTTATCTCTCCAAACAGAGAGACCTTACCCGACCCTGTCTTTCCTATCGGACTTGCATATATTGCATCTGCACTAAAAGAAGCTGGACATGAGATAAGCGTAGTTGACTTATGTTTTACAGATGATATCGAAAAAACTCTTCAGTCTGGTATTTTCAAATTTAAACCTGAATTAATAGGGATATCAATCAGAAATATTGATGATGTATCTTTTCCAAGAAGCATTTCTTATCTTCCACTTTACAGAATTACCATAGATATCTGTAGAAAATATTCAGATGTTCCAATCGTTGCAGGAGGTTCCGGCTTTACCATTCTACCTCAAGAATTTATGGAGACTTTGAATATTGAATATGGAATTATCGGAGAGGGTGAAAGTCAACTGCTTAAGCTCATTGATTATCTGCAAAACGGAGGAGATTTGCCGGATTCCGTGATAACAACTCATAAGCCTCATGGTATTCCAAAAACGGATTTTAGATGGAAAAACATAATTCCGCTGAGAAATATTTTCAGCATAAAGGACTATTATGAGAAAGGTGGAATGCTCAATATCCAGACACGTCGTGGTTGTCCTTTCAGATGTATTTACTGCTCATATCCATTGATAGAAGGTAGAGATATTCGTTTCAGAGAGATAAGCCATGTCATTGATGAAATAAGTGGAATTGTTGAACAGACAGGTGTAAGGCACTTTTTTATTGTTGACAGCATCTTCAATCATCCAAGAGAATATGCACTCGCTTTCTGCAATGAAATAATAAAAAGGGGGTTGAAATTAAGCTGGAATTGTTATGCTAATCCAGGTCTTATGGATAAAGAATTGATTGGAGCTATGCTCCGTGCTGGATGTAGTGGGGTTGAATTCGGGACAGACTCAATGATTGACAGTGTTCTTGATAATCTGAAGAAGGGCTTTAGATATAAACAGGTGCAGGAAGTATCACAGCTTTGCAAACAGGCCGGTCTCAAGTTCTGCCATTTCTGTTTCATAGGTGCTCCTGGTGAAACAACAGATGATATTAAGTTAAATATAGACAGGTTGTCTTCATTGAATGCTGACTCAACTATGCTCATGGTTGGCATCAGAATATTCCCGAATACTGAATTGTTCTTACGTGCAAAAAATGAGCTTGGAATACATAAGATCGGGCTTGAACCTGTTTATTACATTTCACCGTATATTGAAGAAAATATAGAAAATATTGTTCATGAAATATCAGAAGAACATAA
- a CDS encoding cobalamin B12-binding domain-containing protein — MYYKVGFILPPLGLGYISSYLKQKGHEVKIIDFNIPQKDTNLNGYHVIGISADTPRYHSAIQLCKEIRKTGAKIVMGGPHVTFLDEEPLQKGFADYIIRGEAEETMADLLEAIEGRKDLEEVAGISFMRKGTVVRTQNRKAPDISILPQPDRKELRIKSYQFLEMGAKKITGILTSRGCPYRCTFCSSSEFSGTEWRALSADKVVNEIDDIVSNYDFKSIAFLDDNFTLNPERVKEICRGIVQRRLDISWWCFSRADTLLRNEEMVKEMANAGARYIFIGFEAFTRDTLEHYRKRIYPELSHETIRLLKSYGISTHASFIIGDINETEDMINKTIKYAKEISPDAVQFSILTPYPGTQLFQEVKERIFTYDWNLYDCLHPVFRLDYLTPEATRRLLKKAYMKFYLSPERIINGFLSPYRKKGIKLKAIFRILRGLN, encoded by the coding sequence ATGTATTATAAGGTTGGTTTTATCCTGCCACCCCTTGGCCTTGGCTACATCTCATCATACCTGAAACAGAAAGGGCACGAGGTAAAGATTATTGATTTCAACATCCCACAGAAAGATACCAATTTAAACGGTTATCACGTAATCGGGATATCTGCTGATACACCCAGATATCACTCTGCTATTCAACTCTGTAAAGAAATCAGGAAGACGGGTGCAAAGATTGTCATGGGAGGCCCACATGTTACTTTTCTTGATGAAGAACCTTTGCAGAAAGGTTTCGCAGACTATATTATTCGTGGAGAAGCTGAAGAAACGATGGCTGATCTTCTTGAAGCAATAGAAGGCAGAAAAGATTTAGAAGAAGTTGCTGGTATAAGTTTTATGAGAAAGGGAACTGTTGTGAGAACACAGAATAGAAAAGCTCCGGATATTTCAATTTTACCTCAGCCAGACCGTAAAGAACTAAGGATAAAATCATATCAGTTCCTTGAAATGGGCGCGAAGAAAATAACAGGTATTCTTACAAGCAGGGGATGTCCATATCGTTGCACATTCTGTTCCTCTTCTGAGTTTAGCGGAACAGAATGGAGGGCATTGAGTGCCGATAAAGTTGTGAATGAAATTGACGATATTGTTTCAAATTACGATTTCAAAAGTATAGCTTTCCTTGATGATAATTTTACCCTCAATCCTGAGAGGGTTAAAGAGATATGCAGAGGTATAGTGCAAAGAAGGCTCGATATTTCCTGGTGGTGTTTCTCGAGAGCAGATACTTTGCTGAGAAATGAGGAAATGGTAAAAGAGATGGCAAATGCTGGGGCAAGGTATATCTTTATCGGTTTTGAGGCTTTTACACGGGATACACTCGAACATTACAGGAAAAGGATTTATCCTGAACTGTCACATGAAACAATAAGACTTCTCAAATCTTATGGAATCTCAACTCATGCAAGCTTCATAATCGGTGATATAAATGAAACAGAAGACATGATTAATAAGACCATAAAATATGCAAAAGAGATATCTCCTGATGCAGTTCAGTTTTCTATTCTGACCCCATATCCCGGCACACAGCTTTTTCAGGAAGTGAAAGAGAGGATTTTTACATATGACTGGAATTTATATGACTGTCTCCATCCTGTTTTCAGGCTTGATTACTTAACCCCTGAAGCTACACGGAGATTATTGAAAAAAGCATATATGAAATTTTATCTAAGTCCTGAGAGGATAATCAACGGTTTCCTCAGCCCATACAGAAAAAAGGGTATCAAGCTTAAAGCAATATTTAGAATCTTGAGAGGGCTCAATTGA
- a CDS encoding DUF2062 domain-containing protein has translation MKIYSQIKEYIIRLVKKGLTPDEIAAGVAIGIFIGFIPLIGVHTLMAFTLAYFLRLNTFLVLLGTQISNPLSFPFQIFLSAEIGSLLLNGKLLDIKFSKDVSYLEHYILPIIVGSIVLGIIVSFFSYMSLKSFLKRRKS, from the coding sequence ATGAAGATTTATTCACAAATAAAAGAATATATAATCAGATTGGTTAAAAAGGGATTAACTCCTGATGAAATTGCAGCCGGGGTAGCAATAGGGATTTTTATTGGATTTATACCTTTAATAGGTGTTCATACATTAATGGCATTTACTCTGGCATATTTTCTGAGATTAAATACCTTTCTTGTTCTCCTCGGGACACAGATATCGAACCCTCTATCTTTTCCTTTTCAAATATTCCTAAGTGCAGAGATAGGAAGTCTGTTACTTAACGGAAAGCTCCTTGATATCAAGTTTTCAAAAGATGTAAGTTATTTAGAACATTACATATTACCAATAATCGTGGGAAGCATTGTGCTTGGTATCATTGTGTCTTTTTTTTCTTATATGTCTTTAAAAAGCTTTCTGAAAAGAAGGAAATCTTAA
- a CDS encoding B12-binding domain-containing radical SAM protein — protein sequence MRLKLIIPGWSETSLWKNFIFRFPYLSVTTIAALCPYEWEVIIEDENVSPIKFDEDVDLVGITALTPLAPRAYEIAQKFRGKGVKVVIGGFHATWLPDEAIQFADSVIIGEAEGIWHQVLKDFVDNRLQPFYKNNGRVNLEGLKPARRELLNRKGYFFINTLQTTRGCPFNCDFCSVTAFYGHSYRMRPLKDIENELNMLSGGANFLFIVDDNIIGNPSYAKELFILLKRYPFKWLSQASITFAENNELLQLAKESGCYGMFIGFESLSQEALNKLNKRFNRAEKYAEFIKKIHDFGIGIQGSFIFGYDWDTPDTFNQVLEFVERTRLDSVLYTILTPYPGTRVFERMKSEGRLITKDWRLYDMAHAVFRPKNMQPEELEEHFLKANQRFYSFRSMLKRLPSIRRSIMVFGPMNWGFSRAWKNFKI from the coding sequence ATGAGGCTTAAGCTCATTATACCAGGATGGTCTGAAACAAGCCTTTGGAAAAATTTCATATTTCGTTTTCCATACCTGAGTGTTACCACAATTGCTGCATTATGTCCTTATGAATGGGAAGTCATAATAGAAGATGAAAATGTATCGCCCATCAAATTTGATGAAGATGTTGATCTTGTTGGTATTACTGCTTTGACTCCACTCGCACCACGTGCATACGAGATAGCTCAAAAATTCAGAGGAAAAGGAGTTAAGGTTGTAATAGGAGGATTTCATGCAACTTGGCTTCCTGATGAGGCAATACAATTTGCTGATTCTGTTATTATCGGAGAAGCTGAAGGAATCTGGCATCAGGTTCTAAAAGATTTTGTAGATAATCGTCTGCAGCCTTTTTATAAAAATAATGGGAGGGTAAACCTTGAAGGTCTTAAGCCTGCACGACGTGAATTACTTAATCGTAAAGGGTATTTCTTTATTAACACCTTACAGACTACACGGGGCTGCCCTTTTAACTGCGATTTTTGTTCTGTCACTGCATTTTATGGTCATTCATATAGGATGAGACCTTTGAAAGATATAGAGAATGAACTTAATATGCTATCAGGTGGAGCAAATTTTCTGTTTATTGTGGACGATAACATTATAGGTAATCCTTCATATGCGAAGGAACTATTTATTTTATTAAAAAGATATCCTTTTAAATGGCTCAGTCAGGCTTCGATAACCTTTGCTGAGAACAATGAGCTTTTGCAACTTGCAAAGGAGAGTGGTTGTTACGGTATGTTCATCGGTTTTGAGAGCCTTTCACAGGAAGCTCTCAATAAATTGAACAAGAGGTTCAATCGGGCAGAGAAGTATGCAGAATTCATAAAAAAAATTCATGACTTTGGCATAGGGATTCAGGGTTCATTCATATTTGGATATGATTGGGATACACCTGATACCTTTAATCAGGTTCTTGAATTTGTTGAAAGGACAAGACTTGACAGTGTCCTTTATACTATTCTCACACCATATCCTGGCACAAGGGTTTTTGAGAGAATGAAAAGCGAAGGACGGCTTATTACAAAAGACTGGAGACTATATGATATGGCGCATGCTGTATTCAGACCTAAGAATATGCAGCCTGAAGAACTCGAGGAGCATTTTCTCAAAGCAAATCAGAGATTTTACTCATTCAGATCAATGCTTAAGAGATTACCTTCCATCAGACGGAGTATCATGGTATTTGGTCCCATGAACTGGGGCTTTAGCCGCGCATGGAAGAATTTTAAAATTTAA
- a CDS encoding beta-ketoacyl-[acyl-carrier-protein] synthase family protein — MKKRAVITGIGVITAIGKGLSEYWKALENGICGIGDVTVFDTSGYRGKLAAEVKGIEVSDSRLSRCDILGLIAWEEAARDSGFGDIDYPPERKSICIGSGSGGLLNAEIYKREKKKKGKSRPGLLVPFTSYSFTDLLSAIAGIRGRKTTVSTACSSSSTAIGIAAEWIKKGFCDVVITGGSESLSETTYSGFNSLRTIDELPCRPFDAERKGISLGEGAAILILEEYNNARKRGAKIYGEISGYGISGDAYHVTSPHPQGKGILIALEMALKSADIKKDEIQYINAHGTGTQANDLAETIAIKDFFGKRAYRIPISSTKSMVGHCLGAAGAIEAVASLMPINKGIIPPTVNYRNPDPECDLDYVPVVRNMSVNTALSLSLAFAGNNTALIIRGIE, encoded by the coding sequence ATGAAAAAACGGGCAGTTATAACAGGAATAGGGGTAATCACAGCAATCGGTAAGGGGCTTTCTGAATACTGGAAAGCTCTGGAGAATGGCATTTGTGGAATCGGAGATGTAACTGTTTTCGATACCTCAGGATATAGAGGGAAACTTGCTGCTGAAGTTAAGGGGATAGAGGTTTCGGATTCGAGGCTTTCTCGGTGCGATATTCTGGGACTCATAGCGTGGGAAGAAGCAGCAAGGGACAGTGGTTTTGGAGATATTGATTATCCTCCTGAAAGAAAAAGTATTTGTATTGGCAGTGGATCGGGTGGATTATTGAATGCTGAGATATACAAGCGAGAAAAGAAAAAGAAAGGAAAAAGTAGGCCAGGTCTACTCGTCCCTTTTACATCTTATAGCTTTACAGACCTCCTCTCAGCGATTGCCGGAATCAGGGGAAGAAAAACTACTGTATCAACAGCTTGTTCCTCCTCTTCAACCGCTATTGGCATTGCTGCTGAATGGATAAAAAAAGGATTTTGTGATGTTGTGATTACAGGTGGCAGTGAATCTTTATCAGAAACAACTTATTCAGGATTTAATTCACTGAGAACCATAGATGAATTGCCGTGCAGACCATTTGATGCAGAAAGAAAAGGTATTTCACTTGGGGAAGGTGCAGCTATATTAATTCTTGAAGAATATAACAATGCCCGGAAAAGAGGAGCAAAGATTTACGGTGAGATTTCTGGATATGGTATTTCAGGTGATGCCTATCATGTAACTTCACCCCATCCTCAAGGCAAAGGTATTTTAATAGCACTTGAAATGGCTTTAAAATCAGCAGATATTAAAAAGGATGAGATTCAGTATATTAATGCCCACGGGACAGGCACACAGGCAAACGACCTCGCAGAGACAATCGCAATAAAGGATTTTTTTGGGAAAAGAGCTTATAGAATACCCATAAGTTCTACAAAATCCATGGTAGGACATTGCCTTGGTGCTGCAGGTGCGATCGAAGCTGTTGCTTCTTTAATGCCGATTAACAAAGGTATTATACCTCCCACAGTTAATTACAGAAATCCTGATCCTGAATGTGATCTCGATTATGTCCCTGTGGTCAGAAATATGTCTGTTAATACTGCATTAAGTCTTTCTCTGGCTTTCGCAGGAAATAATACTGCATTAATTATCAGGGGTATTGAATGA
- a CDS encoding outer membrane lipoprotein carrier protein LolA, protein MNLKKLILIIALVVSLCFYIKANAIADTLTKLIELQRTIKTIKAEFIQEKYSELLDKPITANGTFFFASPDKFVWDYNEGLKVVSNGEKVLIYYKDIKEADIGDIESVPSLPAGFSLEKLKERYRIEVIQSSSSSSVVKLTPLIPSSMIKELLIKLDEKGVPSDIKMIERTQDKIHITFPKKEFNIFIPDETFSISVPDGVKVRKRTR, encoded by the coding sequence ATGAACTTGAAAAAATTAATATTAATTATAGCTCTTGTAGTCTCATTATGCTTTTACATAAAGGCAAATGCAATTGCTGATACTCTAACAAAACTTATAGAATTACAAAGAACAATTAAGACGATTAAAGCAGAATTCATACAGGAAAAATATTCTGAATTACTTGATAAACCGATAACTGCAAATGGGACTTTTTTCTTCGCATCCCCTGATAAATTTGTATGGGACTATAATGAGGGATTAAAGGTTGTATCTAATGGAGAGAAAGTATTAATTTATTATAAAGACATAAAAGAAGCAGACATCGGAGATATTGAAAGCGTTCCTTCACTTCCGGCAGGATTTTCTCTCGAAAAGCTCAAAGAAAGATATCGTATAGAAGTTATCCAGTCATCTTCAAGCAGTAGTGTTGTCAAACTTACTCCACTGATCCCTTCAAGTATGATAAAAGAACTTCTGATTAAACTTGATGAAAAAGGAGTTCCATCAGATATAAAAATGATCGAAAGGACACAGGATAAGATTCATATAACGTTCCCTAAAAAAGAGTTTAATATATTCATACCTGATGAGACATTTAGCATTAGTGTGCCTGATGGGGTCAAAGTAAGAAAACGCACAAGATAA
- a CDS encoding 2-hydroxyglutaryl-CoA dehydratase, which yields MHGYLGIDVGSVTTKLVLLSEEGELLWGTYRKTLGQPIRVLQAALAKLHKELSPSIHGVGVTGSGRGLAAHLIGADIVKNEITAHAISAIKHHYNVQTIIEIGGQDSKLIIIRDNVVVDFSMNTVCAAGTGSFLEHQASRLGMGIDEFGKSALHATAPVRIAGRCTVFAESDMIHKQQMGHNLEDIIAGLCDALVRNYLNNLARGKEMREPILFQGGVAANPGIKVAFERELKKEIIIPRHFSLMGAIGASLLALEMKPRKTKFKGFKVFSHHLTSSSFYCDGCPNNCGVIEIKDGEEVIARWGDNCGKWSSLEETILK from the coding sequence ATGCATGGTTATCTGGGAATTGATGTAGGTTCGGTTACAACAAAGCTCGTGCTTTTGAGTGAAGAAGGTGAACTTCTCTGGGGGACTTACCGAAAGACCCTTGGACAACCTATTAGGGTTCTTCAGGCTGCTTTAGCAAAACTACACAAGGAACTTTCCCCATCTATACACGGAGTAGGTGTTACAGGAAGTGGAAGAGGACTTGCTGCACATCTAATAGGAGCAGATATTGTAAAGAATGAGATTACGGCTCATGCGATCTCTGCTATTAAGCACCACTATAATGTACAGACAATTATAGAGATAGGTGGTCAGGACTCAAAACTTATTATAATAAGGGACAATGTAGTAGTAGATTTCTCAATGAATACAGTATGCGCAGCAGGGACAGGTTCTTTTCTGGAACATCAGGCATCAAGGCTTGGCATGGGAATAGATGAATTCGGGAAAAGTGCTTTGCATGCTACAGCACCTGTTAGAATAGCAGGAAGATGTACTGTTTTTGCAGAGTCAGATATGATTCATAAACAACAGATGGGACATAATCTTGAGGATATTATTGCAGGGCTATGTGATGCTCTGGTTCGCAACTATCTTAACAATCTCGCAAGAGGCAAGGAAATGCGAGAGCCGATTCTATTTCAGGGCGGAGTTGCAGCAAATCCGGGCATAAAGGTGGCTTTTGAACGTGAGCTGAAAAAAGAAATTATTATCCCGAGACATTTTTCACTAATGGGTGCCATTGGAGCTTCTTTGCTGGCACTTGAAATGAAACCACGAAAAACAAAGTTTAAGGGATTCAAGGTTTTTTCTCATCATCTAACAAGTAGCAGTTTTTACTGTGATGGCTGTCCAAATAATTGTGGTGTTATTGAGATAAAAGATGGTGAAGAAGTGATAGCAAGATGGGGAGACAATTGCGGTAAATGGTCGTCTTTGGAAGAGACCATATTAAAATGA